In Paenibacillus sp. FSL M7-0420, a single genomic region encodes these proteins:
- a CDS encoding sensor histidine kinase, translating to MLPFIVVGWVSAYVALNTIKEEVGSTTLQLVKQNHVTIDKTLSAVNDRTITLLDSQFFSNPEGYSFWTGIDTLNEIRQADNILDSWSTGGTEYAIYMKNIERRATPFDLSYKTKGFKYLDGFSGGLPDPNVSLMDVSGAGALRVMPSGSGETTISFMRSILNPRNYNEVIGLLAVNKIEVMLTRDMVSVELPAAAGAFLFNTSGELLMSTGAGGLIPGELGKHLEPDVPYGYTFAQEGGEEWLYAYSDSSRFHTRLLYKIPLESITGKLIWFQRLLVVISFIFLAFVLTFVLYMVRLVVRPVVELVSVMKIYEPGKKLLLSEEPLRQDEFGILQGSFVRMTRRLDHSIEENYGMQLKQKEYELLMLQSQITPHYLYNTLDSIYWYALDSGNTEVGEMVRDLSMLLRIGLSRGRKMITVGEELEHAQAYTRLQTKRYPDTFEVRWQIDDALSDYETPKVIIQPLIENAILHGVRGMDGEGEIRVSAVQAEGTLRFTVEDNGHLPVDLEELKAILEEEQNAKGYGIRNVHQRIRLHYGEAYGLAYERSGDGWTRAVITLPLRRRGPEPLGTD from the coding sequence GTGCTGCCTTTTATCGTGGTGGGCTGGGTCTCTGCATATGTAGCGCTGAACACCATCAAGGAGGAGGTTGGCAGTACGACCCTGCAACTGGTCAAGCAGAATCATGTCACGATTGATAAAACCTTGTCTGCGGTGAACGACCGGACGATCACGCTGCTGGACAGCCAGTTCTTCAGCAACCCGGAAGGGTACAGCTTCTGGACCGGAATTGACACCCTGAATGAGATCCGGCAGGCCGACAATATACTGGACAGCTGGTCTACCGGAGGGACGGAATATGCCATATATATGAAAAACATTGAGCGCAGGGCGACGCCGTTCGATCTCTCCTACAAAACCAAAGGCTTTAAATACCTGGATGGGTTCAGCGGCGGCTTGCCTGATCCTAACGTCAGTCTGATGGATGTCAGCGGCGCAGGGGCGCTGCGCGTCATGCCGTCCGGGAGCGGTGAGACCACCATCTCCTTCATGCGCAGTATTCTGAATCCCCGTAATTATAATGAAGTGATCGGCCTGCTGGCTGTCAACAAAATAGAGGTCATGCTGACCCGTGACATGGTCTCAGTGGAGCTGCCCGCCGCTGCCGGGGCATTCCTGTTCAATACCAGCGGGGAACTGCTGATGTCCACTGGCGCAGGCGGCCTTATCCCCGGCGAGCTTGGCAAGCACCTCGAACCGGATGTCCCTTATGGCTATACCTTTGCGCAAGAGGGCGGAGAGGAATGGCTGTATGCCTACTCGGACAGCTCCAGGTTCCACACCCGATTATTGTACAAAATCCCGTTAGAATCCATCACCGGCAAGCTCATCTGGTTTCAGCGGCTGCTGGTGGTGATCTCGTTCATTTTCTTGGCGTTCGTTCTGACCTTTGTCCTCTATATGGTAAGACTTGTGGTGAGGCCTGTGGTCGAGCTGGTCTCGGTAATGAAGATCTATGAGCCTGGCAAAAAGCTGCTACTATCCGAGGAACCGCTGCGCCAGGACGAATTCGGTATTCTCCAAGGCTCCTTCGTCAGAATGACCCGCAGGCTGGACCATTCTATTGAAGAGAATTACGGGATGCAGCTGAAGCAGAAGGAATACGAGCTGCTCATGCTCCAGTCCCAGATTACCCCGCATTATCTGTACAACACCCTCGACTCGATCTATTGGTATGCGCTGGACAGCGGCAATACCGAGGTCGGCGAAATGGTCCGCGACCTGTCGATGCTGCTGCGGATCGGCCTCAGCCGGGGGCGGAAGATGATTACGGTGGGGGAGGAGCTGGAGCATGCTCAGGCGTACACCCGGCTTCAGACCAAGCGTTACCCGGATACGTTCGAGGTCCGGTGGCAGATTGACGATGCTTTGAGCGATTACGAGACACCTAAGGTGATCATTCAGCCGCTGATCGAGAATGCCATTCTTCACGGCGTGCGCGGCATGGATGGAGAAGGAGAGATCCGGGTCTCGGCGGTGCAGGCAGAGGGCACGCTGCGCTTCACCGTAGAGGATAACGGGCATCTGCCGGTAGATCTGGAGGAGCTTAAGGCCATTCTGGAAGAAGAGCAGAATGCGAAAGGATACGGGATCAGGAACGTGCATCAGCGCATCCGGCTCCATTACGGGGAGGCTTACGGGCTGGCCTATGAGCGGAGCGGGGATGGATGGACACGGGCGGTGATTACGTTGCCTTTGCGCCGGAGGGGGCCAGAACCGTTAGGAACGGACTAA
- a CDS encoding response regulator transcription factor, with amino-acid sequence MYKILVVDDEPRVSAGIRNFLLSSDMNITAVETAVNGFEAIDYLRMDQFDLVLTDIQMGRMSGIELMENIYMEQWNVPVIVISAHEKFDFAKKSLRLGARDYLVKPVERTELLRVVRNALTRKELPDTSPQPEPTSIRRQERRDEWLMELVTERNLTPQDMEQITGELGGLLQGPFYGVISIRIDYSRAGFSSQQVTLQDRKLLKYAALNIMNETLAEWNGVTLGGFGHSIISLIQLSAEDRDDPRVSVHSQIQMIGQMIAMNLKRHLNTEAVIGLSTLGEGIATLPGLLEEADTAAGWNSVHPGHQVFYYGDFARQEHLNRGQQPDTGLTAQESEAAPSVITRITSYIQSNYRNPALKIQDISEEVHFSAAHLGYIFKREMRMNLWDYVTALRMEEAKQLMATTDKKRYEVAYAVGYESPEHFSRMFKRVLGLTPAEFRKKARGGERAEAEA; translated from the coding sequence CGGGAATCCGGAACTTCCTGTTATCCTCGGATATGAACATTACTGCGGTGGAGACTGCCGTGAACGGGTTCGAAGCAATTGATTATTTGCGGATGGACCAGTTCGATCTGGTGCTGACCGACATCCAGATGGGCCGGATGAGCGGCATCGAATTAATGGAGAACATTTATATGGAGCAGTGGAATGTTCCGGTGATTGTGATATCGGCCCATGAGAAATTTGATTTTGCCAAAAAATCGCTCCGGCTCGGGGCCAGGGATTACCTGGTGAAGCCGGTAGAGAGGACTGAACTGCTCCGGGTGGTCCGCAATGCGTTAACCCGGAAGGAGCTGCCGGACACAAGTCCGCAGCCGGAGCCTACTTCCATCCGCAGGCAAGAGCGGCGCGATGAATGGCTGATGGAGCTGGTGACCGAGCGGAATCTGACGCCGCAGGATATGGAGCAGATCACCGGTGAGCTGGGGGGCCTGCTGCAGGGTCCCTTTTACGGAGTGATCTCCATCCGCATCGATTACAGCCGGGCTGGCTTCAGCAGCCAGCAGGTAACGCTGCAGGACCGCAAATTACTGAAATATGCTGCGCTCAATATTATGAACGAGACGCTGGCGGAGTGGAATGGCGTTACCTTGGGCGGCTTCGGCCATTCCATCATCAGCCTCATCCAGCTATCCGCTGAGGACAGGGACGATCCCCGGGTCAGCGTACACTCGCAGATTCAGATGATCGGGCAGATGATTGCGATGAATTTGAAGAGGCATCTGAATACGGAGGCGGTTATCGGACTCAGCACCCTTGGCGAAGGCATCGCCACCCTTCCCGGGCTGTTGGAGGAGGCGGATACGGCTGCCGGCTGGAATAGCGTTCATCCCGGGCATCAGGTGTTCTATTATGGCGATTTCGCCAGGCAGGAGCATCTGAACCGGGGGCAGCAGCCGGATACAGGGTTAACGGCGCAGGAGTCTGAAGCAGCACCGAGCGTCATCACAAGGATTACCAGCTATATTCAGAGCAACTACCGCAACCCGGCGCTCAAAATCCAGGATATTTCCGAGGAGGTCCACTTCAGTGCGGCCCATCTGGGATATATTTTCAAGCGCGAGATGCGGATGAATCTGTGGGATTATGTGACCGCCCTGCGGATGGAGGAGGCCAAGCAGCTTATGGCGACTACAGACAAGAAGCGGTATGAGGTTGCTTATGCGGTAGGGTATGAATCACCTGAGCATTTCAGCCGGATGTTCAAGCGGGTGCTGGGCCTGACCCCGGCGGAATTCCGCAAGAAGGCCAGAGGAGGGGAACGGGCTGAAGCAGAAGCTTAA
- a CDS encoding ABC transporter permease translates to MSRATGFSRFIHALWKYKALTLMLLPAVLVLLAHSYLPMFGIFIAFKNVNYMDGIWGSPWVGLDNFSFLFSSGDMWRIVRNTLLYSLTFMILNLVLSVSIAVAINEIRRRLLAKVYQSFIILPHFLSMVVVSYLVYAFLQPDHGFINATILKAFGQDPVFWYSEKEYWPYILVFVNAWKHAGFGAVIYIAAIAGIDPEYYEAALIDGASKWKQIMHITLPFIRPVIIIMTILSMGSIFSSDFGLFFQVPMNSGALYPVTDTVDTYVYRALMQLNDIGMSSATALVQSVVGFIMVIATNSIVRRIDREQALF, encoded by the coding sequence ATGAGTAGAGCCACTGGATTCTCAAGATTCATCCATGCCCTGTGGAAGTACAAGGCGCTGACGCTGATGCTGCTGCCGGCGGTGCTTGTTCTGCTGGCCCACAGCTATCTGCCGATGTTCGGCATATTTATTGCTTTTAAAAATGTGAATTATATGGACGGGATCTGGGGCAGCCCCTGGGTGGGGCTGGATAACTTCAGCTTCCTGTTCTCTTCGGGGGACATGTGGCGGATTGTGCGCAACACGCTGCTGTACAGCCTGACCTTCATGATCCTGAACCTGGTGCTGTCGGTGTCGATTGCAGTAGCCATCAACGAGATCCGGCGGCGGCTGCTGGCGAAAGTGTACCAGAGCTTCATCATCCTGCCGCACTTCCTGTCGATGGTGGTGGTAAGCTATCTTGTATACGCTTTCCTCCAGCCGGATCACGGCTTCATTAATGCAACGATCCTCAAGGCCTTCGGGCAGGACCCGGTATTCTGGTATTCGGAGAAGGAGTATTGGCCGTACATTCTTGTATTCGTCAATGCCTGGAAGCACGCAGGCTTCGGGGCGGTCATCTATATCGCGGCGATTGCCGGCATTGATCCGGAATATTATGAGGCGGCGCTGATCGATGGGGCTTCCAAGTGGAAGCAGATTATGCATATCACGCTCCCTTTTATCCGGCCGGTCATTATTATTATGACGATTCTGTCGATGGGCAGCATCTTCAGCTCCGACTTCGGGCTGTTCTTCCAAGTGCCTATGAATTCAGGGGCTCTGTATCCTGTAACGGATACCGTGGATACGTATGTCTACCGCGCCCTGATGCAATTGAACGATATCGGCATGTCCTCGGCCACGGCGCTTGTGCAATCTGTTGTCGGATTCATCATGGTCATTGCGACGAATAGTATCGTCCGGAGAATTGACCGTGAACAGGCACTATTCTAA
- a CDS encoding carbohydrate ABC transporter permease: MNSNSSYSPGGNSAVSNVLLNLAFVILSLLCFLPVLLVIIVSFTDGQSILTQGYSFLPEKWSFIAYEMIFKDWVTIVSGYRVSFTITVIGTALSVLLMALYAYPISRADYPFRNVFTFFLFFTMLFNGGMVSRYLIYTQALHIKDTYMALILPMLIVPFNVIIMRTFFQTTIHPAVIESARIDGAGELRIFLRIVLPLSLPVLATMALFSTIGYWNDWFNALLYITSEDKYPLQYLMMRVLNDVQYLRSNVELAAQNPGMMKNLPNESLQMAMAVIGMGPILVAYPFFQKYFVKGLTVGAVKG, encoded by the coding sequence ATGAACAGCAACTCCAGTTATTCCCCCGGCGGCAATTCGGCCGTTTCCAACGTACTTCTGAACCTGGCCTTCGTCATTCTCTCCCTTCTGTGCTTTCTGCCTGTTCTGCTTGTGATCATTGTCTCCTTCACAGACGGACAGTCGATTCTGACGCAGGGGTACAGCTTCCTTCCGGAGAAGTGGTCGTTCATTGCTTATGAGATGATTTTCAAGGATTGGGTGACGATTGTGTCGGGCTACCGCGTGAGCTTCACCATAACGGTGATCGGCACAGCACTTAGTGTGCTGCTCATGGCCTTGTATGCCTATCCCATTTCCCGGGCAGATTATCCGTTCCGTAACGTGTTTACGTTCTTCCTGTTCTTCACCATGCTGTTCAACGGCGGGATGGTCAGCAGGTATCTGATTTATACCCAGGCGCTGCATATCAAGGATACCTATATGGCCTTGATTCTGCCGATGCTGATCGTGCCGTTCAACGTCATTATTATGCGGACCTTCTTCCAGACCACCATTCATCCGGCGGTGATTGAATCGGCGCGGATTGACGGTGCGGGTGAGCTGAGAATCTTCCTGCGGATTGTACTGCCGCTCTCGCTGCCGGTGCTGGCAACTATGGCCTTGTTCAGTACGATCGGCTACTGGAATGACTGGTTTAATGCGCTCCTGTACATCACCAGCGAGGACAAATATCCGCTGCAATATCTGATGATGCGTGTCCTGAACGATGTGCAGTATCTGCGCAGCAATGTGGAGCTGGCCGCCCAGAATCCGGGCATGATGAAGAATCTTCCGAATGAATCGCTGCAGATGGCGATGGCGGTGATCGGGATGGGGCCGATTCTGGTGGCGTATCCGTTCTTTCAGAAGTATTTTGTCAAGGGACTGACGGTAGGGGCAGTGAAGGGTTAA
- a CDS encoding ABC transporter substrate-binding protein: protein MKKLKRARSLVPATVLVLALALQGCSGGNNGGAAKPEASSGAAATNSASSAEPAGGTASLKPYEVSIIYFGAPQRDDAVVEAKLSEYFKEKFNATVDLQPIASSEYKQKTELMLNAGEPMDLVFTASWLNFFGNVAKGAFLDLDDLLAKYGQGITENLNPIYLEAPRYKGKLYGIPTNKEITQGKAYTYRKDIIDKYNIPIEDIKTMSDFEPWFKLLKEKEPELILDFIKESGEGMMYETRSNFRAIGPTPNKIPLFLYDYTNTDNIQIKSVIDPEISAIAKAEYELNRSYYEKGYINSDAATTTTEIGDLRKQGKIWMQQAVWKPGADIELKIASDNKYDFVSKVIEEPIVTTDLAAGSMFSISRTSKDPERAMMVLNALHTDPYAVNLFVNGIEGTHYKKVGENRIEPIADSGYGSTALFWVIGNQLLNYLKPGQPDDLYTSWKTFNDEAKRSPLLGFVFDETPVKNEITQLTSVIGEYRAASTGAIPDPAKMLEERNEKLKKAGIEKVKTELQAQIDAWKAAQ, encoded by the coding sequence ATGAAAAAGTTAAAAAGAGCCAGATCACTGGTTCCTGCAACGGTTCTGGTTCTTGCGCTGGCCCTGCAGGGATGCTCCGGCGGCAATAACGGGGGGGCTGCCAAGCCGGAGGCTTCCAGCGGAGCAGCAGCTACGAACAGTGCAAGCAGCGCGGAGCCTGCCGGCGGGACAGCATCACTGAAGCCTTACGAGGTGTCCATTATCTACTTCGGTGCGCCGCAGCGGGATGATGCGGTGGTTGAAGCCAAGCTCAGCGAGTATTTCAAAGAGAAGTTCAACGCTACCGTCGATCTTCAGCCCATCGCCTCCAGCGAATACAAGCAGAAGACCGAGCTGATGCTGAATGCCGGAGAGCCGATGGATCTGGTGTTTACCGCGTCCTGGCTGAATTTCTTCGGCAACGTTGCCAAAGGCGCCTTCCTGGATCTCGATGATCTGCTGGCCAAGTATGGGCAGGGGATCACAGAGAACCTGAATCCGATCTATCTGGAGGCTCCGCGCTACAAAGGCAAGCTGTACGGCATTCCGACCAACAAAGAGATTACCCAGGGCAAGGCCTACACGTACCGCAAGGATATCATCGACAAGTACAATATCCCGATTGAGGACATCAAAACGATGTCGGACTTCGAACCTTGGTTCAAGCTGCTGAAGGAGAAGGAGCCGGAGCTGATTCTGGACTTCATCAAGGAATCGGGCGAAGGCATGATGTATGAGACCCGCTCGAACTTCCGTGCCATCGGACCGACACCGAACAAGATTCCATTGTTCTTATACGACTATACGAATACGGATAACATCCAGATTAAGTCAGTGATTGATCCCGAGATTTCCGCGATTGCCAAAGCGGAGTATGAGCTGAACCGCAGCTATTACGAGAAGGGCTATATCAACAGCGATGCGGCGACTACAACGACAGAGATCGGCGACCTGCGCAAGCAGGGCAAGATCTGGATGCAGCAGGCGGTCTGGAAGCCGGGCGCGGATATTGAGCTGAAAATCGCCTCGGACAATAAATATGACTTCGTGTCCAAGGTGATTGAAGAGCCTATCGTGACCACGGATCTGGCGGCCGGATCGATGTTCTCCATCTCCCGCACCTCCAAGGACCCGGAACGGGCCATGATGGTCCTGAATGCGCTGCATACTGATCCGTATGCTGTGAACCTGTTCGTTAACGGTATCGAAGGCACCCATTACAAGAAGGTCGGCGAGAACCGGATTGAGCCGATTGCCGATTCGGGATATGGCAGTACGGCACTGTTCTGGGTCATCGGCAACCAGCTGCTCAATTATCTTAAGCCGGGCCAGCCCGATGATCTGTATACAAGCTGGAAGACATTCAATGATGAAGCGAAGCGCTCTCCGCTCTTAGGCTTCGTGTTCGATGAAACGCCGGTGAAGAATGAGATTACCCAGCTTACCTCGGTCATTGGCGAATACCGGGCGGCCAGCACGGGTGCGATTCCTGACCCGGCCAAGATGCTGGAGGAACGTAACGAGAAGTTAAAGAAGGCTGGGATCGAGAAGGTCAAGACTGAATTGCAGGCGCAGATTGATGCCTGGAAAGCAGCACAATAG